The Gemmatimonadaceae bacterium genome has a segment encoding these proteins:
- the infA gene encoding translation initiation factor IF-1, whose protein sequence is MAKEEPIQLEGQVTEVLPNATFRVQLTNGHNVLATLGGNMRRFRIRVLQGDRVTIEVSPYDLTRGRIIFRHKT, encoded by the coding sequence ATGGCCAAGGAAGAACCAATTCAGCTCGAAGGGCAGGTCACGGAAGTGTTGCCCAATGCAACCTTCCGCGTTCAGCTCACCAATGGACACAATGTGCTCGCCACGCTCGGCGGCAACATGCGCCGGTTTCGCATTCGCGTGCTGCAAGGCGATCGCGTGACGATCGAAGTGTCGCCGTACGATTTGACGCGCGGGCGAATCATCTTCAGACACAAGACGTGA
- a CDS encoding four helix bundle protein, giving the protein MRAFRKIEAWQKGMDLITEIYRLTRRFPREELFCLTFQLRKAALRIPSCIAEGTERDTAADRRHFLTVARGSVAEIETQLEAAVRLEYVELGDLDDVLELTDHLGGMLTNLRRNIRDRPL; this is encoded by the coding sequence ATGCGGGCTTTCCGCAAGATCGAAGCGTGGCAGAAAGGGATGGATCTCATCACAGAGATCTACCGCCTCACTCGTCGGTTTCCGCGCGAAGAGTTGTTTTGCCTGACGTTTCAACTTCGCAAAGCAGCGCTACGGATTCCGTCATGCATCGCCGAAGGCACCGAGCGCGATACGGCGGCGGACCGGCGACATTTCCTCACCGTCGCTCGCGGCTCCGTCGCAGAAATTGAAACACAGCTCGAGGCGGCGGTGCGACTCGAGTACGTCGAACTCGGCGATCTCGACGACGTACTCGAATTGACCGACCACCTCGGCGGCATGCTGACCAATCTTCGACGGAACATCCGCGACCGTCCGCTCTGA
- a CDS encoding YMGG-like glycine zipper-containing protein, whose amino-acid sequence MNRSFSAIALAVLVTAAACGRNNNRPADTALNTDLSLAAQQKNFQPLDSISAAERAQGLAAAPATTARTSSGEVSRAPVTHTATRHRSSGSSSSGSVGSSSGSYTPAPAPSPTVVKHTQRDAAIGAAAGAVIGATTSRSKVKGGIIGAAVGGILGGVIGNNVDKTKKP is encoded by the coding sequence ATGAACCGAAGTTTCTCGGCCATCGCGCTTGCCGTGCTGGTGACGGCCGCCGCGTGCGGCCGAAACAACAATCGTCCCGCGGACACCGCGCTGAACACCGACCTGTCGCTGGCGGCGCAGCAGAAGAATTTCCAGCCGTTGGACAGCATTTCGGCGGCGGAGCGCGCGCAGGGACTCGCGGCAGCGCCGGCAACCACCGCGCGCACGTCGAGCGGTGAGGTTTCCCGTGCGCCGGTCACGCATACCGCGACGCGTCATCGTTCCAGTGGTTCGTCGAGCAGCGGCAGCGTTGGATCGAGCAGCGGCAGCTATACGCCGGCACCGGCTCCGAGTCCGACGGTCGTGAAGCACACGCAGCGTGATGCGGCGATCGGCGCCGCGGCGGGCGCAGTGATCGGCGCGACGACGAGCCGCAGCAAGGTGAAGGGTGGCATCATCGGCGCCGCGGTTGGTGGTATTCTCGGCGGCGTGATCGGGAATAACGTCGACAAGACGAAGAAGCCGTAG
- a CDS encoding ATP-binding protein gives MEQVNEQRPAPGARRGRRSDQERLREIVERIADGIIIVGLDGVICFANPAAARLFGRPTESLEGTPFGFPAAAGETAEIEVVQPGGGIVAAELRVVDIQWQGQPTRLLSLRDITDRKRAEEKAQQLERERIARAEAEAASQAKSEFLAVMSHELRTPLNAVIGYSDLLELGISGPLNADQRQQVSRIRTSGRHLLGLVNEVLDLSKVEAGRLSVQLTIARVGSTADAALSLIQPVAESRGIRLTAQCLGDVDAMYEGDEDRVRQVLVNLLNNAVKFTEAGGAITVECGVTKRPDSEARLVGGPWVFLRVTDTGCGIPRDHLLTIFDPFVQVESGHTRQNDGSGLGLTISRRLARLMKGDLTVRSEVGVGSTFTLWLPTASQLARDKSKLVAETPDSPARLAGLAEIGEALVRELEPLLSAFVNRLRNESFTPRVSSLGFAQIADHIGTYVADVGALLIALDETSGQPSTLIADGGDIQRLVAERHGAQRARLGWTHEMLKREWKILNEEIERAIRRRMHAVPDATVVEALSIVQRFIEQSEEISCRALGRTLQEANETVVRAVARA, from the coding sequence ATGGAGCAAGTGAACGAGCAGCGTCCGGCACCGGGTGCCCGTCGAGGAAGAAGGTCCGATCAGGAGCGCTTGCGTGAAATCGTCGAGCGCATCGCGGACGGGATCATCATTGTCGGTCTGGACGGAGTCATTTGTTTCGCCAACCCGGCGGCGGCCCGTCTCTTCGGACGTCCAACGGAGTCGCTCGAAGGCACGCCGTTCGGATTTCCCGCGGCGGCGGGTGAGACGGCGGAAATCGAAGTCGTTCAACCCGGCGGCGGCATCGTCGCGGCCGAGCTGCGCGTCGTCGACATTCAGTGGCAGGGGCAGCCGACGCGACTCCTGTCGCTGCGTGACATCACCGACCGCAAACGCGCCGAGGAAAAAGCGCAGCAACTCGAGCGGGAGCGGATCGCGCGTGCCGAAGCGGAAGCCGCGAGCCAGGCAAAATCCGAATTCCTCGCGGTGATGAGCCACGAGCTGCGTACGCCGCTCAACGCGGTGATCGGCTACTCGGATCTGCTCGAGCTTGGGATCTCGGGGCCGCTCAATGCCGACCAGCGCCAGCAGGTGTCGCGTATTCGAACGAGTGGCCGGCATCTCCTTGGACTGGTGAACGAGGTGCTCGATCTCTCGAAGGTCGAGGCCGGGCGTCTCTCGGTGCAACTGACGATCGCGCGCGTCGGGTCGACGGCCGACGCGGCCCTGTCGCTCATTCAGCCGGTCGCGGAATCGCGCGGGATTCGGCTGACGGCACAATGCCTTGGCGACGTGGACGCGATGTACGAGGGCGACGAGGATCGGGTCCGGCAGGTGCTCGTGAATCTGCTCAACAACGCCGTCAAATTCACGGAAGCCGGAGGCGCGATCACCGTGGAGTGCGGTGTGACCAAGCGTCCTGATTCCGAGGCGCGGCTCGTCGGCGGACCGTGGGTGTTTCTGCGCGTGACGGACACCGGCTGTGGCATTCCCCGCGACCACTTGCTCACGATCTTCGACCCGTTCGTGCAGGTCGAGTCGGGGCACACGCGGCAGAACGATGGATCTGGTTTGGGTCTCACGATCAGCCGCCGGCTCGCGCGGCTCATGAAGGGCGATCTCACCGTCAGAAGCGAAGTCGGCGTCGGCTCGACGTTCACCTTGTGGCTGCCGACGGCCTCGCAGTTGGCCCGTGACAAGTCGAAGCTCGTTGCTGAGACACCGGACAGTCCCGCCCGCCTTGCGGGTCTCGCCGAAATCGGCGAGGCGCTGGTGCGCGAGCTGGAGCCGTTGCTCAGCGCGTTCGTGAATCGGCTGCGCAACGAATCCTTCACGCCGCGGGTGTCGTCGCTTGGCTTCGCGCAGATCGCGGATCACATCGGCACGTACGTGGCGGACGTGGGTGCGCTGCTGATCGCGCTGGATGAAACGTCGGGGCAGCCGTCGACGCTGATCGCCGACGGCGGCGACATCCAGCGTCTGGTTGCCGAGCGGCACGGCGCACAGCGGGCGCGGCTGGGCTGGACGCACGAGATGCTCAAGCGGGAATGGAAGATTCTGAACGAGGAAATCGAACGCGCCATTCGGCGGCGCATGCACGCCGTACCGGACGCGACCGTGGTTGAAGCGCTGTCGATCGTGCAGCGGTTCATCGAGCAGTCCGAAGAGATCAGTTGCCGAGCGCTTGGCCGGACGCTGCAGGAAGCGAACGAGACCGTTGTTCGCGCCGTCGCGCGCGCCTGA
- the kaiB gene encoding circadian clock protein KaiB, whose amino-acid sequence MRGISRRRSGVTARRRRVCTLAGPAGRQSGDLLNQYVLKLYVSGSSSRAQTAIANLRRICEFELHGQYALEIIDVLEHPQVAEDDKILATPTLIKQLPPPLRRVIGDLSDKDKVLLGLEVRPTLDGPAND is encoded by the coding sequence TTGCGCGGCATTTCGCGCCGGAGGTCTGGCGTCACCGCTCGACGGCGGCGAGTTTGTACCCTCGCCGGCCCGGCCGGCCGTCAATCGGGGGACCTCCTGAACCAATACGTTCTCAAGCTGTATGTCAGCGGATCGAGCAGCCGCGCACAAACGGCGATCGCCAACCTGCGCCGCATTTGCGAATTCGAGCTGCACGGCCAATACGCGCTCGAGATCATCGATGTGCTCGAGCATCCGCAGGTCGCCGAGGATGACAAGATCCTCGCGACGCCCACGCTGATCAAACAGCTGCCGCCGCCGCTGCGTCGCGTGATCGGCGATCTGTCCGACAAGGACAAAGTGCTGCTCGGACTCGAGGTGCGTCCGACGCTCGACGGCCCCGCCAACGACTGA
- the kaiC gene encoding circadian clock protein KaiC, protein MSNPISMEPIEKLRTGIPSFDIIAKGGLPINRTTLVAGTAGSGKTVFAVQFLASGIRDQNEPGVFVTFEESAEDIRKNMRSFGWDLAEWERQGRLAFVDASPDPGVEIVESGAFDLGALLARVEHAVRKVNAKRVAVDSIGAVFTQFSDQSMVRRELFRIASALKALGVTAILTAERTSDYGPIARFGVEEFIADNVMVLRNVLEDETRRRTIEILKFRGTDHQKGEYPFTIVPGVGLVIIPLSAIQLKQRSSDVRISSGSAELDEMCGGGFFRDSVILVSGATGTGKTLTVTQFLKGGADAGERCLLLAFEESREQLFRNARGWGVSFEQMERDGSLRLVCDYPEVATLEDWLLNIQGIIEQFQPKRVALDSLSALERVGSIKAYREFVIGLTSFIKHQEITGLFTSTTPTLMGGASITEGHISTLTDSIILLRYVEMFGDMRRGLTVLKMRGSAHDKGIREFNIDRNGMHLGRPFRNVTGILAGTPVHISPGDLERIWSQFDAEASDRPRGEPAPDSGARRRRSDNPRS, encoded by the coding sequence ATGAGCAATCCGATTTCCATGGAGCCGATCGAGAAGCTCCGTACCGGCATTCCCAGCTTCGACATCATCGCGAAGGGCGGCCTCCCGATCAACCGGACCACGTTGGTGGCCGGCACCGCGGGCAGCGGCAAAACGGTGTTCGCGGTCCAGTTTCTCGCGTCGGGCATTCGCGACCAGAACGAGCCCGGTGTCTTCGTGACGTTCGAGGAATCCGCTGAAGACATTCGCAAGAACATGCGGAGCTTCGGTTGGGACCTGGCCGAGTGGGAGCGGCAGGGCCGCCTCGCGTTCGTTGACGCCTCACCCGATCCGGGCGTCGAGATCGTCGAGAGTGGCGCGTTCGATCTCGGCGCGCTGCTCGCGCGCGTCGAGCATGCGGTCCGCAAAGTCAACGCGAAGCGCGTCGCCGTCGATTCGATCGGCGCGGTGTTTACACAGTTCTCTGATCAGTCGATGGTGCGGCGAGAGCTGTTCCGCATCGCATCCGCGCTCAAGGCCCTGGGCGTCACGGCAATTCTGACGGCGGAGCGCACGTCGGATTACGGGCCGATCGCCCGCTTCGGCGTCGAGGAGTTCATCGCCGACAACGTGATGGTGCTCCGCAACGTCCTCGAAGACGAAACGCGCCGCCGCACGATCGAGATTCTCAAGTTCCGCGGCACCGACCACCAAAAGGGTGAATATCCATTCACCATCGTGCCGGGCGTCGGGTTGGTCATCATCCCGCTGTCGGCCATTCAGCTCAAGCAGCGCTCATCCGACGTGCGCATCTCGTCGGGCAGCGCGGAGCTCGACGAGATGTGCGGCGGCGGCTTCTTCCGCGATTCCGTGATTCTCGTGTCGGGCGCCACCGGGACCGGCAAGACGCTCACCGTGACGCAGTTCCTCAAGGGCGGCGCCGACGCCGGTGAGCGCTGTCTCCTGCTCGCGTTCGAGGAAAGCCGCGAGCAGTTGTTCCGCAACGCGCGCGGCTGGGGCGTGAGCTTCGAGCAGATGGAGCGCGATGGGTCGCTGCGTCTCGTGTGCGACTACCCCGAGGTGGCGACGCTCGAGGATTGGCTGCTCAACATCCAGGGCATCATCGAGCAATTCCAGCCGAAGCGCGTGGCGCTCGACAGCTTGTCGGCTCTCGAGCGCGTGGGCTCGATCAAAGCGTATCGCGAATTCGTCATCGGCTTGACGTCGTTCATCAAGCATCAGGAGATCACGGGCCTCTTCACGTCGACGACGCCGACGTTGATGGGCGGCGCGTCGATCACGGAAGGACACATCTCCACGCTGACCGACTCGATCATCCTGCTTCGCTACGTCGAGATGTTCGGCGACATGCGCCGCGGCCTGACGGTCCTCAAGATGCGCGGCTCGGCGCACGACAAAGGCATTCGCGAGTTCAACATCGACCGGAACGGCATGCACCTTGGCCGCCCGTTCCGGAACGTCACCGGCATTCTCGCGGGCACACCGGTCCACATCTCGCCCGGGGATCTCGAGCGAATCTGGTCGCAGTTCGACGCAGAAGCTTCCGACCGCCCGCGCGGCGAGCCCGCTCCCGATTCAGGCGCACGCCGCCGTCGAAGCGATAACCCGCGCTCCTGA
- a CDS encoding TonB-dependent receptor, with translation MNRISLPAHTRRGGATILVALGFLLVHSSNSLRAQAARTGRDSTHADSSRVQRLERVMISAMRGAGLAPISQKTLTSEDIRPRYFGQDVPLVLQGAAPSLTAYAETGNYWGYSYIRLRGIDQSRINLTLDGIPLNDPEDQVLYFADFPDLTNSLATVQVQRGVGTSSNGTAAYAGSINMETIPLAGAERGGNVQLSGGSFGSKRVSASYASGLLPSRFAWYARLSDLRTDGYRYHSGVEGKSAFASGGYFGDRDIVKVMATTGTMRDTMAYLAVAQSDLDTNRRINPLTPRERDGFSERLASIAYTRLLGASSSLSTTLYRISSAGDYDVLIDSLDNFNLRFVWYGLTSNWTMRGDAWRMDVGVNANTYARDHSEYDRPNLTTPVYLNTGHKQDAGAFAKLAYTAGAATLFGDLQARHARFRYSPDVNSGVGGQSVDWTFVNPKAGVSYAALPSLSFTASYGRNTREPARTDMLAGADNIDASNVAEIGSFSRVKPETVHDVEVGANYHAAALDLQANVYDMNFRNEIAPIGALTVIGTPLRKNVAASYRRGVEADVTYRGIQRITLSANATASMNRIRDYVDSSGDTPVAYHNVEPLLTPRFQTFERAAFAATRDVSLALETRYQGRSFLENTSDPRFVLPAAFNLDGTLGWQRGRYEIQARGNNLTNSKKFGSGYAGDGVSFFYVLPPRNLFVTAGLRF, from the coding sequence ATGAATCGCATTTCGTTGCCGGCGCACACGCGCCGTGGCGGCGCGACGATCCTCGTCGCGCTCGGTTTCCTTCTCGTCCATAGCTCCAACTCGCTTCGCGCCCAAGCGGCCCGCACGGGACGCGACTCGACGCACGCGGACAGCTCGCGCGTGCAGCGACTGGAGCGCGTGATGATCTCAGCCATGCGCGGCGCGGGGCTCGCCCCGATCTCGCAAAAGACACTCACCAGCGAGGACATTCGACCGCGGTACTTCGGGCAGGACGTACCGCTGGTGCTGCAAGGCGCCGCGCCGTCGCTGACGGCGTACGCCGAGACGGGAAACTACTGGGGATACAGTTACATCAGACTGCGCGGCATCGATCAGTCGCGCATCAACCTCACGCTCGACGGCATTCCGCTCAACGATCCGGAAGATCAGGTCCTGTACTTCGCCGATTTCCCCGATCTCACGAATAGCCTCGCCACGGTGCAGGTGCAGCGCGGCGTCGGCACGAGCAGCAACGGGACGGCCGCGTACGCGGGATCGATCAACATGGAAACGATTCCCCTCGCCGGCGCCGAGCGCGGCGGCAACGTGCAATTGTCCGGCGGATCGTTTGGCTCGAAGCGCGTGAGCGCGTCGTACGCGAGCGGTCTCTTGCCGAGCCGTTTCGCCTGGTACGCGCGCTTGTCGGATCTGCGAACGGACGGCTACCGCTATCACTCGGGCGTCGAAGGAAAATCGGCCTTCGCCAGCGGCGGATACTTTGGCGACCGCGACATCGTGAAGGTCATGGCGACGACCGGCACCATGCGTGACACGATGGCGTATCTTGCCGTCGCGCAGTCGGATCTCGACACGAACCGGCGCATCAATCCGCTCACGCCGCGCGAGCGCGACGGCTTCAGCGAGCGTCTCGCCTCGATCGCGTACACGCGCCTGCTCGGCGCGTCGTCCTCGCTGTCGACGACGTTGTACCGCATCTCGTCGGCCGGCGACTACGACGTCCTGATCGATTCGCTCGACAACTTCAATCTGCGCTTCGTGTGGTACGGGCTCACGAGCAACTGGACGATGCGCGGCGACGCGTGGCGGATGGACGTCGGCGTGAACGCCAACACCTATGCGCGCGATCACTCCGAATACGATCGCCCGAACCTGACGACGCCGGTGTACCTGAACACCGGCCACAAGCAGGACGCGGGCGCGTTTGCGAAGCTGGCCTACACGGCCGGCGCCGCGACGTTGTTCGGCGACCTGCAGGCGCGTCACGCGCGCTTTCGCTATTCGCCCGACGTGAACTCGGGCGTCGGCGGACAGTCCGTCGATTGGACGTTCGTGAATCCAAAAGCCGGCGTGAGCTACGCGGCCCTTCCGTCGCTGTCGTTCACGGCGTCCTACGGGCGCAACACGCGCGAGCCGGCGCGCACCGACATGCTCGCCGGCGCCGACAACATCGACGCGTCGAACGTCGCGGAAATCGGCAGCTTCAGCCGCGTGAAGCCGGAGACGGTGCACGACGTCGAGGTCGGGGCGAACTATCACGCCGCGGCACTCGATCTCCAGGCGAACGTCTACGACATGAACTTCCGCAACGAGATCGCGCCGATCGGTGCGCTGACGGTGATCGGCACGCCGCTGCGCAAGAATGTAGCGGCGAGTTATCGCCGGGGCGTCGAAGCGGACGTGACCTATCGCGGCATTCAACGCATCACGCTCAGCGCGAACGCGACGGCGAGCATGAATCGCATTCGCGACTATGTGGATTCGAGCGGTGATACGCCGGTCGCGTATCACAACGTGGAGCCGCTGCTCACGCCGCGCTTCCAGACGTTCGAGCGGGCCGCGTTCGCCGCGACCCGCGACGTGTCGCTCGCGCTCGAGACACGCTATCAGGGCCGCTCATTCCTGGAGAACACGAGCGATCCCCGCTTCGTGCTCCCCGCCGCCTTCAATCTCGACGGCACGCTGGGCTGGCAGCGTGGCCGCTACGAGATCCAGGCGCGCGGCAACAATCTCACGAACAGCAAGAAGTTCGGGAGCGGATATGCGGGAGACGGCGTGTCGTTTTTTTATGTGTTGCCGCCTAGGAATTTGTTTGTGACCGCGGGGCTGAGGTTTTGA
- a CDS encoding four-helix bundle copper-binding protein encodes MEQQDIGAQAHDDLQECIEECLNCHAVCTLTLQHCIASGGGELTDVHLIGILLDCAEIAQTSANFMLRGSPYHVITCGACAELCRACEEACRGVAGDEQLGHCADVCASCAETCDRMAKMGSDE; translated from the coding sequence ATGGAACAACAAGACATCGGCGCGCAAGCGCACGACGATCTTCAGGAATGCATCGAAGAATGCCTCAACTGCCACGCCGTCTGTACACTCACGCTGCAGCACTGCATCGCCAGCGGCGGCGGCGAGCTCACTGACGTCCACCTCATCGGCATCCTGCTGGACTGCGCCGAGATCGCACAGACGAGCGCCAACTTCATGCTGCGCGGTTCGCCCTACCACGTCATCACCTGCGGCGCGTGCGCCGAGCTCTGCCGCGCCTGCGAGGAAGCGTGCCGAGGCGTGGCGGGCGACGAACAGCTCGGCCATTGCGCGGATGTGTGCGCTTCGTGCGCCGAAACATGCGATCGCATGGCGAAAATGGGGAGCGACGAGTAA
- a CDS encoding transglycosylase SLT domain-containing protein, with translation MMSSESATPIPVSSEPAPAAERRASPDRRAEPGPDRRAPRRPAWLQWATVAGRDVGIIVLTVGTIVFSVRHMNPIFAGQPTVAEALTRAVPIAKSILPPTPKDTSKLAQLVSSPQFEADRRKFSEDLVKTGRMSQARADSISYYAVREAYVDGIPPAVVFGVMLTENALFVSKAMSNVGAVGLMQVYPKVWLKALSAKFGTDLASDSTNLKYGIFILRQYIKSDSGAVTSKALTQGLLHYNGCVHGTNTPNCATYPSKVKTYVEKAGTSLCGDKGFFDCIAKPFIAGLFGKRGDAGTAATQ, from the coding sequence ATGATGTCGTCGGAGAGCGCCACCCCAATCCCTGTCAGCAGCGAGCCCGCGCCGGCCGCCGAGCGGCGGGCCTCGCCGGACCGCCGCGCCGAGCCCGGTCCCGATCGTCGCGCGCCTCGCCGCCCGGCGTGGCTGCAATGGGCAACCGTCGCCGGCCGCGACGTCGGGATCATCGTGCTCACGGTCGGCACGATCGTGTTCTCCGTGCGCCACATGAATCCGATCTTCGCCGGCCAGCCCACCGTCGCCGAAGCGCTGACGCGCGCCGTACCCATCGCGAAATCGATCCTGCCCCCGACGCCGAAAGACACGAGCAAGCTCGCGCAACTCGTGTCGTCGCCGCAGTTCGAAGCCGATCGCCGCAAGTTCTCCGAGGATCTCGTCAAGACCGGGCGCATGAGCCAGGCGCGCGCCGACTCGATCTCCTATTACGCCGTGCGCGAAGCGTACGTCGACGGCATTCCGCCCGCGGTCGTATTCGGCGTGATGCTCACCGAGAACGCACTGTTCGTCAGCAAGGCGATGTCGAACGTCGGCGCCGTGGGACTGATGCAGGTGTACCCCAAAGTGTGGCTCAAGGCGCTGAGCGCGAAGTTCGGCACCGACCTCGCATCGGACTCGACCAACCTCAAGTACGGCATCTTCATTCTCCGCCAATACATCAAGTCCGACTCCGGCGCGGTGACATCGAAGGCGCTGACGCAGGGCCTGCTGCACTACAACGGCTGCGTGCACGGAACCAACACGCCGAACTGCGCGACGTATCCGTCGAAGGTAAAGACCTACGTCGAGAAGGCAGGCACGTCGCTCTGCGGCGACAAGGGATTCTTCGACTGCATCGCCAAGCCGTTCATCGCGGGGTTGTTCGGCAAGCGCGGGGACGCCGGCACCGCGGCAACCCAGTAG
- a CDS encoding MerR family transcriptional regulator, with amino-acid sequence MPPEIPRHPIRVVVERTGLTAATVRAWERRYRAVAPTRTEGAQRLYTDHDIQRLQLIARLAAMGNSLADLGAASTTTLSRMARQALEPPSGDAAVIAQASRAAAIVTRLLDDTRALDAPALRARLSETIVSFGTLTALDTVVAPYLDQVGVAWACREISVAQEHLASAVVRDVLGALLQHAPIPDDAPVMVATTLADELHEFGAMMAAVVAASREWRVVYLGPNLPGTEIGTLARDAGARAVTIGIVMPQPTRSVRDELGDLRRAVGRRTAVFAGGAAAADHQVTLRNLSVELLESRAAFGERLDRMRGR; translated from the coding sequence ATGCCGCCCGAGATTCCCCGCCATCCCATCCGCGTCGTCGTCGAGCGCACCGGACTGACGGCCGCCACGGTACGTGCGTGGGAGCGACGGTACCGCGCGGTCGCGCCCACGCGCACGGAAGGCGCGCAGCGCCTCTACACCGATCACGACATTCAGCGGCTGCAACTCATCGCGCGCCTCGCGGCGATGGGAAATTCCCTCGCTGACCTCGGCGCCGCGTCGACGACGACGCTCTCGCGCATGGCGCGCCAGGCGCTCGAGCCGCCCTCGGGCGATGCCGCCGTCATCGCGCAGGCTTCGCGCGCCGCGGCGATCGTGACGCGCTTGCTCGACGATACGCGCGCGCTCGATGCGCCCGCGTTGCGCGCGCGGCTGTCCGAGACGATCGTATCGTTCGGCACGCTCACGGCCCTCGACACGGTGGTCGCCCCGTACCTCGATCAGGTCGGCGTAGCCTGGGCGTGCCGCGAGATCAGCGTGGCGCAGGAGCATCTTGCCTCGGCCGTCGTGCGCGACGTACTCGGCGCATTGCTGCAGCATGCGCCGATTCCCGACGATGCACCGGTCATGGTCGCGACGACGCTCGCCGACGAGCTGCACGAGTTCGGCGCGATGATGGCGGCCGTCGTCGCGGCGTCGCGCGAGTGGCGAGTCGTCTATCTCGGACCGAACCTGCCGGGGACGGAGATCGGCACGCTGGCGCGCGACGCGGGAGCGCGCGCGGTCACGATCGGCATCGTGATGCCGCAGCCGACTCGCTCCGTGCGCGACGAGCTGGGCGACCTTCGGCGCGCGGTCGGCCGGCGCACCGCCGTGTTCGCGGGCGGCGCGGCGGCGGCGGACCATCAGGTCACGCTGCGAAATCTGTCGGTGGAGCTTCTGGAGAGCCGCGCGGCGTTCGGAGAGCGGTTGGATCGAATGCGGGGGCGATGA
- a CDS encoding NAD(P)H-quinone oxidoreductase: MIMKAAIITKPGGPNVLEIQDRPIPTPGPDDLIVRVRASALNRADLHQREGNYPAPPGSPPDIPGLEFAGEVASLGANVRDWRAGDRVFGIVGGGANAEYVVADAQSVARIPDNLSWTDAAAIPEAFITAHDALVVQARVQRGENVLLHAVGSGVGLAAVQIARAWGATPYGTARTADKIDRAIPLGLEHGVVLGDDPDDMLPSLKEWTNGAGIHVTLDLVGGAYLPASIRAAASRGRIMLIGTVAGRTASVPLGNILGKRLTLRGTVMRARPLEEKRAVAAAFAREVVPRFADGTLEPTVDSVFSLEEIQRAHERLASNATFGKVVVTI, from the coding sequence ATGATCATGAAAGCCGCGATCATCACCAAGCCGGGCGGTCCGAACGTCCTGGAGATTCAGGACCGCCCCATCCCGACGCCGGGTCCCGACGACCTGATCGTACGGGTGCGTGCGTCGGCGCTCAATCGCGCCGACTTGCATCAACGCGAAGGGAACTATCCGGCGCCGCCGGGCAGCCCGCCCGACATTCCAGGACTCGAATTCGCCGGCGAGGTTGCGTCGCTTGGCGCGAACGTGCGCGACTGGCGCGCGGGCGACCGCGTCTTCGGCATCGTCGGCGGCGGGGCGAACGCCGAATATGTCGTGGCCGACGCGCAGTCGGTGGCACGCATTCCGGACAATCTCTCGTGGACGGACGCCGCCGCCATTCCTGAAGCGTTCATCACCGCGCACGACGCGCTCGTCGTGCAAGCGCGCGTACAGCGCGGCGAGAACGTGCTCTTGCACGCAGTCGGCAGCGGCGTCGGACTCGCCGCCGTGCAGATCGCGCGCGCGTGGGGCGCGACGCCGTACGGCACGGCGCGCACCGCCGACAAGATCGATCGCGCGATACCCCTCGGTCTCGAGCACGGCGTCGTGCTCGGCGACGATCCGGACGACATGCTTCCGTCGCTCAAGGAGTGGACGAACGGCGCCGGCATTCACGTGACGCTCGACCTGGTCGGCGGCGCGTACCTGCCGGCGAGCATTCGCGCCGCGGCAAGCCGGGGGCGCATCATGCTCATCGGCACCGTCGCCGGCCGCACGGCCAGCGTTCCGCTCGGCAACATTCTCGGCAAGCGACTCACGCTGCGCGGCACGGTCATGCGTGCCCGCCCGCTCGAGGAGAAACGCGCGGTTGCGGCGGCGTTCGCGCGCGAGGTGGTTCCGCGGTTCGCCGATGGGACGCTCGAGCCCACGGTCGACTCCGTGTTTTCGCTCGAGGAAATCCAACGGGCGCACGAACGTCTCGCGTCCAATGCGACGTTCGGCAAGGTCGTCGTCACGATCTAG